A single window of Leishmania infantum JPCM5 genome chromosome 35 DNA harbors:
- the HKT1 gene encoding Trk system potassium uptake protein, giving the protein MPSGVGVPATPHRQALPFEVGEQPPLTPLPTAPRDDYSRTSQLLFEAPVLLPLTADQRHLIEQLDFFKKWYLFCHFVYICTWVLIGFLGLLVMVPHLATVDAFFVAVSSVCNCGLQSVDVGKWSAGATLFRHFLLLPGGVVITSSFQPLLRLFMLHRVRHVFYPEEKDTPREALLRAKKRAEARRLHYAALVSAITPFVYFVVVNSALMTLLWSLNVSHLSAFDVFCMTLASFHSSIFLPMEAYARDAAVTGLVTAACALGFTAFPVFLRFFMLCEWCSLWVVRRFTGLLCRCIELCRSPLDDTSDGEERSASETDDISAALLHALPRHSYSLLRCLDNMDAAFREAMSSKEPGTFHPFLFRPSETAFLGFAWCALTLMQAAPFWYEQWDGVLHGYTWPYKIYLSLCQAAAVRFAAASFVPLLEYSNAHVAVTILSMYLPALPISTDRTYRKWRQMFRTSVVRLLTSRLFWLFTGMVLMLFSEEAEMRVQLLKSRFDIMTRTLFEVISAYAGCGLSLSLPDSNVSFVGFTGTFCKLIIAAVILGGRHRFVDLGIDLGFSSLQSDVDATSSSERISSSQT; this is encoded by the coding sequence ATGCCATCTGGTGTTGGCGTGCCTGCCACGCCCCACCGTCAGGCGCTCCCCTTCGAGGTAGGTGAGCAACCGCCACTGACGCCGCTTCCCACGGCTCCCAGAGATGACTACTCCCGCACCTCTCAGCTCTTGTTTGAGGCGCCTGTGCTTCTGCCTCTCACTGCCGACCAGCGGCACCTCATTGAGCAGCTCGATTTCTTCAAGAAATGGTACCTCTTTTGCCATTTTGTGTACATATGCACATGGGTTTTGATTGGGTTTCTTGGTCTGCTTGTCATGGTCCCACACCTCGCCACTGTTGACGCCTTCTTTGTCGCCGTATCCTCGGTGTGCAACTGCGGTCTGCAGTCAGTGGACGTAGGCAAATGGTCTGCCGGCGCGACGCTTTTCCGGCATTTTCTGTTGCTCCCTGGAGGGGTTGTGATCACCAGCAGCTTTCAACCTCTTCTGCGCCTCTTCATGTTACACCGCGTGCGGCATGTCTTTTACCCCGAAGAGAAGGATACACCACGGGAGGCGTTATTACGGGCGAAGAAGCGAGCCGAGGCACGCCGCTTGCACTACGCTGCTCTCGTGAGCGCCATCACCCCCTTTGTGTACTTTGTCGTCGTCAACAGTGCCCTCATGACGCTGCTGTGGAGTCTCAACGTCTCACACCTCTCTGCCTTTGACGTGTTCTGCATGACACTCGCTTCATTCCACAGCTCCATCTTCTTACCCATGGAGGCGTACGCGAGGGACGCCGCTGTGACGGGCCTGGTgacagcagcgtgcgcactAGGGTTCACCGCCTTCCCTGTCTTTCTCCGCTTTTTTATGCTGTGCGAGTGGTGCTCGCTGTGGGTCGTACGCCGCTTTACCGGTCTCCTATGCCGCTGCATCGAGCTCTGTCGCTCGCCTTTGGACGACACTAGCGACGGTGAGGAGAGGAGCGCCAGCGAAACCGACGACATCTCTGCAGCCTTGCTTCATGCCCTGCCACGCCACTCTTACTCTCTCTTACGCTGCCTAGATAATATGGACGCTGCATTTCGGGAGGCGATGTCGTCTAAAGAGCCAGGCACCTTTCACCCGTTTCTCTTTCGTCCCAGCGAAACGGCCTTTCTGGGCTTTGCGTGGTGCGCCCTGACCCTGATGCAAGCGGCCCCGTTCTGGTATGAGCAGTGGGATGGGGTGCTGCACGGGTACACATGGCCGTACAAGATATACCTATCTCTCTGccaggccgccgccgtccgcttcgccgctgcctcctttgtgccgctgctcgagtACAGCAATGCTCATGTAGCGGTAACCATCCTCTCCATGTACCTCCCCGCTCTCCCGATATCGACCGATCGCACGTACCGCAAGTGGAGGCAAATGTTCCGCACCTCTGTCGTCCGCCTGCTCACGTCGCGTCTCTTCTGGCTGTTTACTGGAATGGTGCTGATGCTCTTTTCAGAAGAGGCCGAAATgcgggtgcagctgctcaagAGTCGTTTTGATATTATGACGCGCACCTTATTTGAAGTCATCAGCGCCTACGCTGGATGCGGTCTGTCGCTGTCACTGCCCGACTCGAATGTGTCATTTGTTGGCTTCACTGGCACCT